A section of the Tamandua tetradactyla isolate mTamTet1 chromosome 4, mTamTet1.pri, whole genome shotgun sequence genome encodes:
- the RGS16 gene encoding regulator of G-protein signaling 16 isoform X1, translating to MCRTLSAFPTTCLERAKEFKTRLGIFLHKSELGSDTGNMVKFEPGSKHSKESRNFSEDVLGWRESFDLLLSSKNGVAAFHAFLKTEFSEENLEFWLACEEFKKIRSAAKLTSRAQRIFEEFVRREAPKEVRAPPYPMDPTDPVCSFPTEDWGLWGPGGEGLGLEVDWSYLAEGGVGFCVGRPAMTGSLLPSVVVYLRRTMGQSGLEDVWASVHTRLCKPSPQQRVSMLAQQGDLVVTGLLGNRAWSPGGPA from the exons ATGTGCCGGACCCTGTCCGCCTTCCCTACCACCTGCCTAGAGAG AGCCAAAGAGTTCAAGACACGTCTGGGGATCTTTCTTCACAAATCAGAATTGGGCTCCGACACTGGGAACATGGTCAAGTTTGAGCCGGGCAGTAAACACAGCAAAGAGAG cagaaACTTCTCCGAAGATGTGCTGGGATGGAGAGAGTCGTTCGACTTGCTGCTGAGCAGTAAAA ATGGGGTGGCCGCCTTCCACGCTTTCCTGAAGACGGAGTTCAGCGAGGAGAATCTGGAGTTCTGGCTGGCCTGTGAGGAGTTCAAGAAGATCCGCTCGGCTGCCAAACTGACCTCCAGGGCTCAGAGGATCTTTGAGGAGTTCGTTCGCAGAGAAGCCCCTAAAGAGGTCAGAGCCCCGCCATATCCCATGGACCCTACAGACCCTGTCTGCTCCTTCCCCACTGAGGATTGGGGGTTGTGGGGGCCAGGAGGAGAAGGATTGGGTCTAGAGGTAGACTGGTCTTATCTGGCAGAGGGAGGAGTGGGTTTCTGTGTTGGGAGACCAGCAATGACGGGCTCCCTCCTGCCCTCGGTGGTGGTGTACCTCAGACGCACCATGGGGCAGAGTGGGTTGGAAGATGTTTGGGCTTCTGTCCACACCCGCCTTTGTAAGCCAAGCCCCCAGCAGAGGGTCAGCATGCTTGCGCAGCAGGGAGACCTGGTTGTCACGGGGCTCTTAGGTAACCGGGCTTGGTCACCTGGCGGGCCTGCCTGA